TCGTCACCACATGCGGCGATTGCGAATATCAGACACAAAACAGGTATAATTTTGTTCATGATTTTTCCTTTTCCCCGGCAGATGTAAATGGCTGTGATGTCCCGTGTAAGACGTTTGGGGACAAAGCGAGGTTCCTCAGACAATCGATCAAGTCAATTCGTTTTGAAAAAATTCGATGATTTCGCCGTCGGGACCTTTGCAAAAGGCGATGCGTACAGGGGTTTTGTGGGGTTCGCTGGGAATTTCGAGGCTTTTGGGTTCTATGGTGACTTCGGCCCCGGCTGCTCTGGCGCGTTCAATGGCAGCGTCGCAATCGCTGGTGCGCAGTGCAAAGTGGATGATGGACCCTTCCGGTTTGGGTTCATCTGTGCCATTGGCGAAAATTTCGAGGTAATTTCCATCCCCAGTGTCGAG
The window above is part of the Gemmatimonadota bacterium genome. Proteins encoded here:
- a CDS encoding VOC family protein, producing MSQNKTIGGGGFHHVAIRAHDFEASVKFYTKAMGFEKKISWGEGKRRAIMLDTGDGNYLEIFANGTDEPKPEGSIIHFALRTSDCDAAIERARAAGAEVTIEPKSLEIPSEPHKTPVRIAFCKGPDGEIIEFFQNELT